Proteins encoded in a region of the Trypanosoma brucei gambiense DAL972 chromosome 11, complete sequence genome:
- a CDS encoding cysteine peptidase, Clan CA, family C19,putative, which translates to MDIVNNNGSFVTRTTVSRPIPFERYRKPCIATYPRSAVFLNKRRANELHCSGAPGNENGSDDNASSLAFGEDNGKNEAADDDDPLNIDPETMLCSDEQLKQVLALRWRDVGPNGCGLQNMGNTCFINCVLQAIAYTPALSQYFSTTFRSPHTDRVLNAPFDYAYALGETIRKIHTPSRNAYKPTVIISNIKVLSPHFRLGVQGDAHEFAVHLLHACHRSILFRQVGSRKLPQHIEQTSTLQRIVGGYLRSTVTWSRREEIHYLLKEGNLQEASNLKMNANSRKSDSDDGHKELISNTYDPFVTLSPEICGQTLEHCLSKLCAKERLEGRVYITPRGVTVNATKQFMLHKLPNVLIIHLKRFNEFGAKVGKFVRYPKILNMGPFCTADGTLKKLRNHKRRGYKPSNGPASCDSSIYNSEASNRSVECLYELNAICVHQGSSLSHGHYFSVVRARNESWIECNDGHISHCSEDHALSQSAYMLFYSRVAESSATPDIKCSRDNRTTHRGMELSSGRVKPFTGSTPRKIVGECPTSDVGRELTDQEALRLIGKKREVPQQQLVQTNGEKRVQHVGLPARLKGLNTKSSSSTAVRDNSSNNSLWSEQETCSSSYASSAAFDREENSVCSSRKNSAPDRYCGIVKALKVNGSRDVGKRGTSPTDPLGGHRSSVVGEEVLRAMEKHKLEAPLTVMRQPHAPKFRQQVRDPLWEQEMDRGRTKRSRLKRDESTDEENKFQKADIGFDSRGRRLLNQRNERANGRSFAHGKFS; encoded by the coding sequence ATGGATATCGTTAATAACAATGGTTCTTTTGTGACACGCACTACTGTTTCCCGTCCCATTCCGTTTGAGCGCTATCGTAAACCGTGCATCGCCACTTACCCGAGAAGTGCCGTTTTTCTCAACAAGCGCCGCGCGAATGAGCTACATTGCAGTGGCGCACCCGGAAATGAAAATGGAAGTGATGACAATGCGTCTTCCCTCGCCTTTGGTGAAGATAATGGGAAGAATGAGGCGGCAGACGATGACGACCCGCTGAACATCGACCCAGAAACAATGCTTTGTTCCGATGAGCAACTAAAACAAGTGCTTGCTCTCCGCTGGCGCGACGTTGGTCCTAACGGATGCGGTTTGCAGAACATGGGAAATACATGCTTTATCAATTGCGTGCTTCAAGCGATAGCGTATACACCTGCTCTTTCGCAATACTTTTCGACTACTTTCCGTTCTCCACACACAGACCGGGTGTTGAATGCGCCATTTGACTACGCTTATGCTTTGGGAGAGACAATTCGTAAAATACACACTCCTTCGAGAAACGCATATAAACCAACCGTAATCATCAGCAACATTAAGGTGCTTTCACCACACTTTCGCCTTGGAGTGCAAGGTGACGCGCATGAATTTGCCGTGCACCTGCTGCATGCGTGCCACCGTTCAATTTTGTTTAGGCAAGTGGGTTCTCGTAAGTTGCCGCAACACATCGAACAAACTTCGACATTACAGCGGATCGTTGGTGGTTACCTTCGTTCCACTGTCACTTGGAGTAGGCGGGAGGAGATTCATTACTTGTTAAAGGAGGGGAACCTTCAGGAAGCAAGTAACTTAAAGATGAACGCGAATTCGCGCAAAAGTGATAGTGATGATGGACACAAGGAACTCATCTCCAACACATATGATCCATTTGTGACGCTTAGCCCAGAGATCTGTGGTCAAACGCTCGAACACTGTTTGTCCAAACTCTGCGCGAAGGAAAGGTTGGAGGGACGGGTGTATATAACGCCTCGCGGCGTTACCGTGAACGCTACTAAACAATTTATGTTGCATAAGTTACCGAATGTTTTAATTATCCATTTGAAACGTTTCAATGAGTTCGGGGCGAAGGTTGGGAAGTTTGTACGATACCCGAAGATACTGAACATGGGGCCCTTTTGCACGGCCGATGGAACGTTGAAAAAGCTACGTAACCACAAGAGGAGGGGTTACAAGCCCTCGAATGGTCCCGCTAGTTGTGACAGCAGCATTTATAATAGCGAAGCGAGCAATAGGTCAGTTGAGTGCCTATACGAATTGAACGCCATTTGTGTCCACCAGGGTTCCTCGCTCTCCCATGGGCACTACTTCAGTGTTGTTCGCGCACGCAATGAATCGTGGATTGAGTGCAATGATGGCCACATTTCACATTGCAGCGAGGACCATGCCCTATCGCAATCAGCGTATATGCTTTTCTACTCCCGAGTAGCGGAAAGCTCTGCCACGCCCGATATCAAGTGCAGTCGAGACAATCGTACAACACACAGGGGCATGGAACTATCATCGGGTCGTGTTAAACCCTTTACGGGAAGTACACCACGTAAAATAGTGGGTGAGTGCCCTACTAGCGATGTAGGTCGTGAGTTAACCGACCAAGAGGCGCTACGACTTATtggaaagaagagagaagtacCCCAGCAGCAGTTAGTACAGACGAACGGTGAGAAGAGAGTTCAACATGTTGGTCTTCCAGCTAGGTTGAAAGGACTCAACACCAAGTCGTCATCATCTACTGCTGTACGGGACAACAGCTCCAACAACTCACTGTGGAGTGAACAGGAGACGTGTTCATCTTCCTACGCTTCCTCGGCGGCTTTCGACAGAGAAGAGAATTCAGTTTGTTCTTCTCGGAAGAATAGTGCACCCGACAGATATTGCGGAATAGTGAAAGCCCTAAAGGTAAACGGGTCGAGGGATGTTGGAAAGAGAGGGACTTCTCCAACTGACCCTTTGGGGGGCCACAGAAGCAGCGTTGTGGGGGAGGAGGTGTTGAGGGCTATGGAAAAGCATAAGCTGGAGGCTCCATTGACTGTTATGCGTCAACCCCATGCGCCAAAGTTTCGACAGCAAGTGCGAGATCCTTTGTGGGAGCAGGAGATGGATCGTGGCCGTACAAAGCGATCAAGGTTGAAGCGGGATGAAAGCACggatgaggaaaacaaaTTTCAGAAGGCAGACATTGGGTTTGACAGCCGTGGAAGGCGTCTCCTGAACCAACGAAATGAACGAGCTAACGGCCGGAGTTTTGCCCACGGAAAATTCTCGTAA
- a CDS encoding ATPase subunit 9, putative, translating into MFSRLLHCLPFVESHYVLESHHKTKVFLYSHTKMMRRLALQSSLRRVTPAAVSVMTPAKVTSPIGHAIAIRQASTVAISVQGLHYVGTGLAAIALAGVGLGIGTIFGNLLVACARQPNLTKMLFNYAILGFALTEAIGLFALMLAFLMLFS; encoded by the coding sequence ATGTTCTCTCGCCTTCTTCACTGTCTTCCATTTGTCGAAAGCCACTACGTTTTAGAGTCtcaccacaaaacaaaagtttttctttattcaCACACCAAGATGATGCGCCGCCTTGCCCTTCAGTCCTCGCTCCGTCGCGTCACGCCCGCTGCCGTTTCTGTGATGACTCCTGCAAAAGTTACGAGCCCAATTGGCCACGCTATCGCCATTCGTCAGGCCTCCACTGTGGCCATATCTGTGCAGGGCCTGCATTACGTCGGTACAGGTCTCGCTGCCATTGCTCTTGCAGGTGTGGGTCTCGGCATCGGAACCATTTTTGGTAACCTGCTGGTTGCTTGTGCTCGGCAACCCAATTTGACAAAGATGCTCTTTAATTATGCAATTCTTGGTTTCGCGCTCACGGAAGCTATCGGCCTATTCGCACTCATGCTTGCGTTTCTGATGCTCTTCTCGTAG
- a CDS encoding mitochondrial carrier protein, putative, with protein MQGNKGEYKNSLHCAKRIVMEGGPFALYKGVIAPMTGTGVVMALYFVAYDATETLIRKLKGVDSLTPLSMGEIMLCGGSTGVLGSLVLGPAELLKVRQQTALSSGARGSLRDVILNIYRKEGPLGFTRGIGATMLRDVPGSMAWFGAYEYTKLLLCKNPKDPSVGEALFAGGMGGIAVWSFSLPLDCIKTRVQASSVPLTPVVAFRAILSEHGIKGFYRGIGPALLRAFPANAACFAARDKTKSTLNNLCGM; from the coding sequence ATGCAAGGCAACAAAGGGGAATATAAAAATTCTCTTCATTGCGCGAAACGTATTGTGATGGAGGGAGGACCCTTTGCCCTCTATAAGGGTGTTATTGCTCCAATGACGGGAACAGGTGTCGTCATGGCTCTTTACTTTGTTGCTTACGACGCCACCGAAACCCTAATCCGTAAACTGAAGGGTGTGGATTCACTCACTCCATTGTCTATGGGTGAAATCATGTTGTGTGGCGGCAGTACTGGAGTGCTTGGGTCCCTGGTACTTGGACCTGCAGAACTCCTGAAAGTTCGACAGCAAACCGCACTAAGCTCCGGTGCCCGTGGGTCATTGCGTGATgttattttaaatatttatcGGAAAGAGGGACCATTGGGTTTCACACGTGGGATCGGTGCCACTATGCTGCGTGATGTTCCTGGAAGTATGGCCTGGTTTGGGGCCTATGAATACACAaagttgctgttgtgtaAAAACCCAAAGGATCCTTCTGTAGGCGAGGCACTTTTTGCCGGTGGGATGGGAGGTATAGCCGTATGGTCCTTCTCACTTCCTCTCGATTGCATTAAGACACGAGTGCAGGCAAGCTCTGTACCCCTCACTCCAGTGGTTGCATTTCGTGCTATTTTGAGTGAGCACGGAATCAAGGGATTCTATCGAGGCATCGGTCCAGCGTTACTTCGTGCGTTTCCTGCAAATGCTGCCTGTTTCGCAGCCCGTGATAAAACGAAGTCCACACTAAACAATCTCTGTGGGATGTAG
- a CDS encoding MCAK-like kinesin, putative: MNNSRICVAVRKRPIVDVDKDIVVAQSPHLVVNEPKVKYDLTPYTERHQFTYDCVLDENSNNALVYQHCCSKLIDTIFNQGNATCFAYGQTGSGKTHTMLGNDHEAGLYAIAAKEIFARSAPLNSDVYVSFYEIYGRKIFDLLNNKEKLVAREDADKVINICGLTEHKVTDIQGLFDIISRGSTYRAAGQTSANNESSRSHAVLQIEVRDPNNRRGKSIGRISFIDLAGNERGADTFDCDRKTRMEGAEINKSLLALKECIRALGMGKSHVPFRGSILTEVLRDSFVGNSRTTMIATISPTSTHCVNTLNTLRYTQRVKDLGGEAKAAPNEKAERRPVRRSKLFEAPPPLKARPEWVDNFSANDEERGAEEEANNQADVSKAPPKPRANKMVGSGATGGGAPSAGGANRGRPPKREVVVRDPKIATIVQNHISALDDDSDETDEDEEEAPAAGAVLDALAKSEEKQVRKVHAHVVEEIAKAEEKLVALHRRHIDAKMTGIKDEIRAIQAFEESDSVDEYVGRVRTLLVKQKQDVETILDLLNGITGMLREEEELSCTLNSSMKRRN; the protein is encoded by the coding sequence ATGAATAATAGCCGCATTTGCGTTGCGGTGCGTAAACGCCCAATAGTTGATGTGGACAAGGATATTGTTGTGGCGCAGTCCCCGCATTTGGTTGTTAATGAACCTAAAGTGAAGTATGATCTGACGCCATACACGGAGCGGCATCAGTTCACCTATGACTGTGTACTGGATGAGAATTCCAACAACGCACTAGTGTATCAGCACTGCTGCTCAAAGCTCATTGATACTATATTTAACCAAGGTAACGCTACGTGTTTTGCATACGGTCAGACTGGCAGCGGCAAAACACACACTATGCTGGGTAATGATCACGAGGCAGGTCTCTACGCTATTGCCGCAAAGGAGATATTTGCACGATCTGCCCCACTGAATTCTGACGTTTATGTTTCATTTTACGAGATTTACGGTCGGAAGATATTTGACCTTCtgaacaacaaagaaaagttaGTTGCCCGTGAGGACGCGGACAAGGTCATAAACATATGTGGGTTAACGGAACACAAGGTAACAGACATTCAGGGGCTTTTTGACATCATTTCACGTGGAAGTACTTACCGTGCGGCTGGCCAAACAAGCGCTAACAACGAGAGTAGCCGGTCACATGCCGTACTACAGATAGAGGTACGTGACCCTAATAATCGACGTGGTAAATCTATTGGGCGTATATCTTTTATTGACTTGGCTGGAAATGAGCGAGGAGCGGATACCTTTGACTGCGACCGCAAGACGCGTATGGAGGGAGCGGAGATCAACAAGTCTCTCCTTGCCTTAAAAGAATGTATTAGGGCATTGGGAATGGGCAAGTCGCACGTTCCATTTCGTGGCTCTATTCTCACAGAGGTGCTGCGGGACTCATTTGTTGGTAATAGCCGTACAACAATGATCGCAACCATTTCTCCCACGTCAACTCACTGCGTGAACACCCTCAACACACTTCGGTACACTCAACGTGTAAAGGATCTCGGTGGTGAGGCAAAAGCAGCGCCGAATGAAAAGGCAGAGCGCCGTCCCGTGAGGAGATCGAAACTATTCGAGGCACCGCCACCTCTCAAGGCTCGCCCAGAATGGGTTGACAACTTTAGCGCTAACGATGAGGAGCGCGGCGCGGAAGAAGAGGCCAACAACCAAGCTGATGTCTCGAAAGCACCACCAAAACCTCGTGCCAATAAAATGGTCGGTAGCGGAGCAACTGGAGGCGGGGCACCGTCGGCTGGCGGCGCCAACAGGGGTCGGCCACCAAAGCGTGAGGTGGTTGTACGGGACCCGAAGATCGCAACGATTGTTCAAAATCACATCTCAGCTCTTGATGATGATAGTGATGAAActgatgaggatgaagaagaggcgccAGCAGCAGGTGCTGTGCTAGATGCCTTGGCCAAGAGTGAAGAGAAGCAGGTGCGCAAAGTTCATGCCCATGTTGTGGAAGAAATCGCCAAAGCAGAAGAGAAACTGGTGGCTCTGCACCGTCGACACATTGACGCTAAAATGACAGGCATTAAGGATGAGATACGTGCCATCCAGGCTTTTGAAGAGTCTGACTCTGTAGATGAGTACGTGGGTCGTGTTCGCACTCTGCTggtgaagcaaaagcaagatGTGGAAACAATTCTTGATTTGCTTAACGGTATCACTGGcatgctccgtgaggaagaagaactTTCTTGCACCCTGAACTCTTCCATGAAGAGACGCAATTAA
- a CDS encoding protein kinase, putative, producing MRVMRHLSKEVETEFNYEISKVKLGSGSSGVVFLARHRVTHELAAVKRLYMRGAPECMKISQQHNSQSDNTNDAHIGGNTLAPASPTKSSSHRMQTSDKNSNPVSGNRSNGLCEEKSFSHYTSMKRERALSEDSSPPAAICPPWLPCEYASMKYLGPHPHIVRFLGNCADVNGVSYFAMELMDSDLGKELRAGNASFMEEEAIRPLLYCVSSAIVHLHERGVAHRDIKPSNVLLKFVGDMCPTEEEHGMPNGGDKAFPSSDETKDVGSLRTKHVKASLGDFSTAHFASQSESVGGFCGTLYYKSPEQLLGQAKDFLACGMWALGCTMFEMITGSVAFRGSNDLQVFHQICSKLGTDFQQYPKNTHEQTMFDGISGVSTEFIDLLKGLLALDPCERLRAEEVLRHPFFRSIHQGCGTQEAAAELTFPMKIYCAVPPGVVRLARFKPIICAHTTRSGTTKVSGSTETKFGMSQSDSQASRTLHGSDLWPSLISGMPSPLQRSALQPSSDGNEGPFRRFTSTLSCGKKYSVARRLSVSSSVTMMSNGAVQKPDDFTGISDISASLAALNFSPIPSVAKCCGATSAERSFSPLGTHVSAPGSCHPAPIPLKSSHSFATKSRHPEHQHDSTFASNGYPPPRRVLFDSDTTDGNDVDESVNLMLHNSGDSPKVRKVLFE from the coding sequence ATGAGGGTGATGAGACACCTCTCAAAAGAGGTTGAGACAGAGTTCAATTATGAGATTAGTAAAGTGAAGCTTGGTTCTGGTAGTAGTGGTGTGGTGTTTCTCGCACGGCACCGCGTAACTCATGAACTCGCTGCCGTGAAACGTCTTTACATGCGTGGAGCCCCCGAGTGTATGAAGATCTCGCAGCAACATAACAGCCAGTCTGATAACACCAATGACGCACATATTGGAGGAAACACTTTGGCACCAGCATCACCCACCAAGAGTAGTTCGCACAGGATGCAGACAAGCGATAAGAACAGTAACCCTGTTAGCGGCAACCGTTCAAATGGGctttgtgaagaaaaaagtttttcTCACTACACAAGTATGAAGCGTGAACGAGCACTTTCCGAAGACAGTTCACCTCCTGCAGCCATTTGTCCTCCGTGGTTACCGTGTGAATACGCTAGCATGAAGTATCTTGGCCCCCATCCGCATATCGTTCGGTTCCTGGGAAATTGTGCGGATGTAAACGGGGTTTCGTACTTTGCCATGGAACTCATGGATAGTGATCTCGGGAAGGAACTGCGTGCTGGAAACGCAAGTTtcatggaggaggaggccatCAGACCACTGCTTTATTGCGTAAGTTCTGCCATTGTTCATCTCCACGAGCGAGGCGTTGCACATCGGGATATTAAACCAAGTAATGTTCTTCTTAAGTTTGTTGGGGATATGTGTCCCACAGAGGAGGAGCACGGGATGCCTAACGGAGGCGACAAGGCCTTTCCATCGTCGGACGAAACAAAAGATGTTGGTTCTCTCCGAACAAAACATGTAAAAGCGTCGTTAGGTGACTTTAGTACAGCTCATTTTGCAAGCCAAAGCGAGAGTGTCGGTGGATTCTGCGGCACACTTTACTACAAGTCCCCGGAGCAGCTGCTTGGTCAGGCTAAAGACTTTCTCGCATGCGGCATGTGGGCCCTCGGTTGCACAATGTTTGAAATGATAACAGGATCGGTTGCTTTCCGAGGATCAAATGATTTGCAGGTTTTTCACCAGATTTGCTCAAAACTCGGTACGGACTTTCAGCAGTACCCGAAGAATACACATGAACAAACCATGTTTGACGGAATTTCTGGTGTGTCTACGGAGTTCATTGACTTGCTTAAGGGACTTCTTGCACTAGATCCGTGTGAACGCTTGAGAGCGGAGGAAGTTCTGAGGcatcctttttttcgttccatTCATCAGGGATGTGGAACCCAAGAAGCCGCAGCGGAGTTGACTTTTCCTATGAAAATTTATTGTGCAGTGCCTCCAGGGGTGGTTCGGTTGGCGAGATTCAAACCTATAATTTGTGCACACACCACACGTTCTGGGACGACGAAAGTTAGTGGTTCTACGGAAACTAAATTTGGTATGAGTCAGTCGGATAGTCAAGCTTCGAGGACTCTGCATGGAAGCGATCTGTGGCCGTCGCTTATCAGCGGCATGCCGAGCCCTCTCCAACGATCCGCTTTGCAACCTTCCAGCGATGGCAATGAAGGTCCTTTCCGTCGTTTTACGTCAACCCTCAGctgtggaaaaaaatattcaGTCGCCCGGCGTCTCTCCGTTTCTTCGTCCGTTACTATGATGAGCAATGGGGCTGTACAAAAACCGGATGACTTTACAGGTATTTCCGACATCAGTGCATCACTTGCGGCGTTGAATTTTAGTCCAATTCCTTCAGTCGCAAAGTGTTGTGGCGCTACTTCTGCGGAGCGAAGCTTCTCCCCTCTCGGCACACATGTGTCAGCGCCAGGTTCATGTCATCCGGCGCCAATTCCACTAAAATCATCGCA